One segment of Rattus norvegicus strain BN/NHsdMcwi chromosome 16, GRCr8, whole genome shotgun sequence DNA contains the following:
- the Vdac3l1 gene encoding uncharacterized protein Vdac3l1 → MPKLSSIRAHILMGNALLPGPGQDASAHAGRGGRSRPRAATPALRRPEGSGQRSLPASPRPRPSPLNSSSAGFARQARRPSAPPARGSGRLTYNPRVGPSRSTKATLKVFSNQRRLRLRDLAPRRACAPVAPERECARCRASDQARRGPRRTPPPTARLRVRVRRRPRRRVTGAGCGNGRKGLRTFAVPGGAVLARTCRSHGYCSLKVRGQGASREAGRALQTRAASLSVAPRPCHPLVDDLQIFMGTLQVNYSF, encoded by the exons ATGCCCAAACTGTCCTCCATTCGGGCCCATATTCTGATGGGAAATGCACTGCTG CCTGGCCCGGGGCAGGACGCCAGTGCGCACGCCGGGCGCGGCGGAAGGTCGCGGCCCAGGGCGGCTACTCCCGCCCTCAGGCGACCAGAAGGGTCCGGGCAGCGGAGTCTCCCCGCCTCGCCTCGCCCTAGGCCGTCGCCCCTCAACTCCTCCTCCGCGGGCTTCGCTCGTCAGGCCCGCCGGCCCTCCGCCCCCCCGGCCCGTGGCAGCGGCCGCCTCACCTACAACCCGAGGGTGGGCCCGTCCCGCTCCACCAAGGCAACGCTGAAGGTCTTCTCGAACCAACGCCGTCTGCGCCTGCGCGACCTCGCTCCCCGCCGCGCCTGCGCGCCCGTCGCTCCGGAGCGCGAGTGCGCGCGGTGCCGCGCCTCAGACCAGGCGCGCAGGGGGCCGCGGCGGACGCCTCCGCCAACTGCCCGGCTTCGCGTGCGCGTGCGCAGGAGGCCCCGCAGGCGGGTGACCGGCGCGGGTTGTGGAAATGGCCGAAAGGGCTTGAGGACCTTCGCTGTGCCCGGAGGCGCCGTTCTCGCGAGAACGTGCCGGAGCCATGGCTACTGTTCCCTGAAGGTGCGCGGGCAGGGCGCCAGCAGAGAAGCAGGGCGGGCTCTGCAGACACGAGCTGCAAGCCTGAGTGTCGCTCCCAGACCCTGCCACCCTCTGGTGGATGACTTGCAGATCTTTATGGGAACTTTACAGGTCAactatagtttttaa